In the genome of Amaranthus tricolor cultivar Red isolate AtriRed21 chromosome 15, ASM2621246v1, whole genome shotgun sequence, one region contains:
- the LOC130800953 gene encoding histone-lysine N-methyltransferase CLF-like, whose product MQSIISKDEEKGRSQSSRERPIRNRVKGGYHVKSKGLNSNMKYKTLVVDLNLSLSLSHTVYTRPEFIMILKPRKKSTGSANKRKGKSTQSESASSNARNASDSSDSDEKLSQDNTSIGQNKSKSGGKSGARKSRNKRAAEKILVAIQKRHKKMLAQDADSASAGPTLSRDIKLRSRTRKEDEFASSSPHKKGNLSTNERSKKGSLALCSSKSINCGGSSDPLIMASNSQSTGILDYVSRKEELVDESPGKRELNNDKSWKALEKALYEKGLEIFGKNSCLISRNLLNGLKTCSEVYQYMTLLNTKLSGQIGEDGTNLDCSEAMGDEDRGRSRYVRRRGRVRRLKYTWKSTGYHSIRKRISERKDQPCRQYNPCGCGTACGKQCPCLLNGTCCEKYCGCPKSCKNRFRGCHCAKSQCRSRQCPCFAADRECDPDVCRNCWVSCGDGTLGIPNQRGDNYGCRNMKLLLKQQQRVLLGRSDVSGWGAFLKNGVGKHEYLGEYTGELISHREADKHGKIYDRENSSN is encoded by the exons ATGCAGAGTATCATATCAAAGGATGAAGAAAAGGGACGATCACAGTCGTCACGTGAAAGACCTATACGAAATCGTGTAAAAGGCGGCTATCACGTGAAATCAAAAG GTTTGAATTCAAATATGAAGTATAAGACTTTGGTTGTGGATTTGAACTTGAGTCTGAGTTTGAGTCACACGGTTTACACCAGACCAGAATTTATTATG ATACTTAAACCAAGGAAGAAGTCTACTGGATCCGCAAACAAGCGAAAGGGGAAATCTACTCAAAGTGAAAGTGCCtcgtcaaatgctagaaatgcATCCGATAGTAGTGATTCGGATGAGAAACTTTCTCAAGATAACACCAGCATTGGCCAGAATAAGAGCAAGTCTGGCGGGAAATCGGGTGCTCGGAAAAGTAGGAACAAGCGTGCTGCTGAAAAAATACTTGTTGCTATTCAGAAGAGGCATAAGAAAATGTTGGCTCAAGATGCTGATTCAGCTAGCGCTGGACCTACTTTGTCCAGAGATATCAAACTTCGTTCCCGGACACGGAAAGAAGATGAATTTGCAAGTTCATCTCCACATAAGAAAGGGAATTTGAGTACTAATGAAAGGTCAAAGAAAGGTTCCCTTGCCTTGTGCAGTTCCAAATCCATAAATTGTGGGGGTTCTAGTGATCCTCTAATTATGGCATCAAACAGTCAGTCTACTGGTATTTTGGATTATGTGTCAAGGAAAGAGGAACTTGTAGATGAAAGCCCAGGGAAACGGGAactaaataatgataaatcttGGAAGGCTCTTGAAAAAGCTCTTTATGAAAAGGGTTTAGAGATATTTGGCAAGAACAG TTGTTTGATCTCTAGAAACCTTTTAAATGGATTGAAAACATGTTCAGAGGTCTACCAGTACATGACTCTTTTGAATACTAAGCTATCCGGTCAAATTGGTGAAGATGGAACTAACCTTGACTGCTCTGAAGCTATG GGCGATGAAGACAGGGGAAGATCAAGATATGTTCGGAGGAGAGGTAGAGTTCGTCGTTTGAAGTACACTTGGAAGTCTACTGGCTATCATTCAATTAGAAAAAGGATTTCAGAGAGGAAAGATCAGCCTTGTCGTCAATATAATCCTTGTGGGTGTGGGACTGCTTGTGGGAAGCAGTGTCCATGCCTTTTAAATGGCACATGCTGTGAAAAATACTGCGG GTGTCCTAAGAGCTGCAAAAACAGATTCCGGGGCTGCCACTGTGCTAAAAGTCAGTGCAGAAGTCGTCAATGTCCTTGCTTTGCTGCCGATAGGGAATGTGATCCAGATGTCTGTCGTAATTGTTGGGTTAG TTGTGGTGATGGTACACTTGGTATCCCGAATCAAAGAGGTGACAATTATGGTTGTAGAAATATGAAGCTTTTGCTCAAGCAGCAGCAGCGG GTTCTACTTGGTAGGTCTGATGTTTCTGGGTGGGGAGCTTTTCTTAAG AATGGTGTTGGAAAACATGAATACCTCGGAGAGTACACTGGGGAGTTAATCTCACATCGGGAAGCTGACAAACATGGCAAGATATATGATCGTGAAAATTCTTCTAATTGA
- the LOC130800954 gene encoding jasmonate-induced oxygenase 4-like, with translation MIGIIQIRQRKKTLQIKVTDERKIPCRIKMINGSRFLSSLVHFLLILMIFWRVLNDGFKMQLMSNGIFKSVIHRVIPNSKKERFTVAAFYFPNPDGEVGPVNELICNNEPQLYKRVFTQTYRNLFFETYPTGKRVIDVLKI, from the exons ATGATAGGCATCATACAAATAAGGCAGCGTAAGAAAACATTACAAATAAAGGTCACTGATGAAAGGAAAATACCCTGCCG AATAAAGATGATCAATGGTTCAAGGTTCCTGTCATCCCTGGTGCACTTTTTGTTAATCTTGATGATTTTTTGGAGAG TCTTAAATGATGGCTTTAAAATGCAGTTGATGAGTAATGGGATATTCAAGAGTGTAATACACAGGGTGATTCCAAATTCAAAGAAGGAAAGGTTTACAGTGGCAGCATTTTATTTTCCAAACCCAGATGGTGAAGTGGGACCTGTCAATGAACTGATATGCAACAATGAACCACAGTTGTATAAAAGAGTGTTCACTCAAACATACAGAAACCTCTTCTTTGAGACATACCCTACAGGCAAAAGGGTCATTGATGTTCTCAAAATCTAG
- the LOC130801306 gene encoding jasmonate-induced oxygenase 4-like: MLKAMARCLDLKDDSVIKEHGERGSIDTRFGIYPRCARPDQVYGVHLNSDRSTITILLPDKNVAEGLHIQKDDQWFKVPVIPGALFINAGDYAEVMGNGVFKSVIHEVVTNAERERFSAAAFCNAEPEKEVGPIKELISTNQPQFYKKVNMKTYKQLFSETYPQGKRVLDALKI, translated from the exons ATGCTGAAAGCCATGGCGCGTTGTCTGGATTTAAAGGATGATAGCGTCATAAAGGAGCATGGTGAACGAGGATCCATAGACACAAGATTCGGAATCTACCCACGTTGTGCACGGCCTGATCAAGTTTATGGAGTTCATCTAAATTCAGATAGATCAACTATTACAATACTTTTACCAGATAAAAATGTGGCAGAGGGCTTACATATTCAGAAAGATGATCAATGGTTCAAGGTTCCTGTTATCCCTGGAGCTCTCTTCATTAATGCTGGTGATTATGCAGAG GTCATGGGCAATGGTGTATTCAAGAGTGTAATACACGAGGTGGTGACAAATGCAGAAAGGGAGAGATTCTCAGCAGCTGCATTCTGTAATGCTGAACCTGAAAAAGAAGTGGGGCCTATTAAAGAACTGATTAGTACTAACCAACCCCAATTTTATAAGAAAGTGAACATGAAAACTTACAAACAACTATTCTCTGAGACCTATCCTCAGGGAAAGAGGGTGCTTGATGCTCTTAAGATTTAG
- the LOC130801305 gene encoding uncharacterized protein LOC130801305 yields the protein MAYKRPFDDEVVDDGSSKHQRQDGPIDEINLCNDSFSRQGASGKSSDIGESSIGKYELDSRQDPENSCCPVLPRKMVEDVERGVPRSSSVSHWATSSTSDEDELPEDVRQLPYYSGYISFDHLMRPGINIDDVYNLLDHPPRKRVPVGPDHQAEIPSWGTEVNGTTLDGLGSTELGGYCIMSISKTEPLPYNGEKFGDGRTDCDCLDQGSVRCVWQHIAEARDKLRRTLGEDIFMQLGFNDMGEVVADKWSEEEQQLFHEAVYANPVSSGTNFWNVLSAVFPSRTKMEIVSYYFNVFMLRKRARQNRCDSMNIDSDNDEWQGSDVDGGDGGVSDEDEDSGIESPICHDGLVFHQNGLHLHEDEHQPEDDAELSDEIREYDDNNDDGIVRKPDPNSTFEHPRKKSDDDVENDVQDGSCTSSDSGANVEASRLNPDGCQEWGHYIIDSSDAKAWDGYNSVSCSKHVDFLPTCMIEEVFRDDHFDSEGKKWRGPRNL from the exons ATGGCCTACAAACGACCCTTTGATGATGAAGTGGTTGATGATGGTTCCTCCAAGCATCAGAGACAGGATGGACCCATTGATGAAATTAATTTATGTAATGATAGTTTCTCTAGGCAAGGTGCCTCTGGGAAATCTTCTGATATAG GTGAGTCTAGCATTGGAAAATATGAACTGGACTCTCGTCAGGATCCTGAAAATAGCTGTTGTCCTGTACTACCAAGAAAGATGGTAGAAGATGTTGAAAGGGGTGTTCCTAGATCTTCTTCTGTATCTCATTGGGCCACCAGTAGTACAAGTGATGAAGATGAACTGCCTGAAGATGTGCGTCAGTTGCCTTATTACTCTGGGTATATCAGTTTTGACCATCTTATGAGGCCTGGAATAAATATTGATGATGTATATAACTTGTTGGATCATCCTCCCCGGAAGCGTGTTCCTGTTGGGCCTGATCACCAAGCGGAAATTCCTAGTTGGGGAACCGAGGTAAATGGAACGACTTTAGATGGCTTGGGATCAACGGAACTCGGTGGTTACTGTATCATGTCTATTTCAAAGACGGAGCCTCTGCCATACAATGGCGAGAAGTTTGGTGATGGCAGGACCGACTGTGATTGTCTAGATCAGGGGTCTGTGAGATGTGTCTGGCAGCACATTGCAGAAGCTAGAGATAAGCTCAGAAGGACCCTTGGCGAGGATATTTTCATGCAGCTGGGCTTTAATGACATGGGAGAAGTGGTGGCAGATAAGTGGAGTGAGGAGGAACAGCAGTTATTCCATGAGGCGGTTTACGCCAATCCAGTTTCATCAGGTACAAATTTTTGGAACGTTCTTTCAGCCGTATTCCCTTCTCGAACCAAGATGGAGATTGTCAGTTACTACTTCAATGTGTTCATGCTCAGAAAGCGAGCTAGACAGAATAGATGTGACTCGATGAACATAGATAGTGACAATGATGAATGGCAAGGAAGTGATGTTGATGGGGGCGATGGAGGGGTgtcagatgaagatgaagattcaGGTATTGAGTCCCCTATATGCCACGATGGTCTTGTCTTTCATCAAAATGGTTTGCATCTGCATGAAGATGAACATCAACCAGAGGATGATGCAGAACTTTCAGATGAAATCCGAGAATATGATGACAACAATGATGATGGAATTGTGCGAAAACCTGATCCTAATTCTACCTTTGAGCACCCTCGCAAGAAATCTGATGATGATGTCGAAAATGATGTCCAAGACGGATCATGCACATCATCAGATTCAGGAGCTAACGTAGAAGCATCACGTTTAAACCCCGACGGTTGTCAAGAATGGGGTCACTATATCATTGATTCCTCCGATGCTAAAGCCTGGGATGGGTATAATAGCGTGAGCTGCTCTAAACATGTAGATTTCTTGCCAACGTGCATGATTGAAGAGGTCTTTAGAGATGATCATTTTGACTCCGAGGGTAAGAAATGGCGAGGACCGAGGAACCTGTAA